A stretch of Pseudomonas sp. LS.1a DNA encodes these proteins:
- the fabA gene encoding 3-hydroxyacyl-[acyl-carrier-protein] dehydratase FabA, with translation MTKQHAFTREDLLRCSRGELFGPGNAQLPAPNMLMVDRITHISEEGGKYGKGELVAELDINPDLWFFACHFEGDPVMPGCLGLDAMWQLVGFFLGWQGLPGRGRALGSGEVKFFGQVLPEAKKVTYNIHIKRVLKGKLNMAIADGSVSVDGREIYTAEGLRVGVFTSTDNF, from the coding sequence ATGACCAAACAACACGCCTTTACTCGGGAAGACCTGCTGCGCTGCAGTCGCGGTGAGCTGTTCGGCCCAGGTAATGCGCAACTGCCCGCGCCGAACATGCTGATGGTCGATCGCATCACCCATATCAGTGAAGAAGGCGGTAAGTACGGCAAAGGTGAATTGGTCGCCGAGCTGGATATCAATCCGGACCTGTGGTTCTTCGCCTGTCACTTCGAAGGCGACCCGGTAATGCCGGGCTGCCTGGGCCTCGACGCCATGTGGCAGCTGGTAGGCTTCTTCCTCGGCTGGCAGGGCCTGCCAGGCCGCGGTCGCGCCCTGGGGTCGGGCGAGGTGAAGTTCTTCGGCCAGGTACTGCCCGAAGCCAAGAAAGTCACTTACAACATTCACATCAAGCGCGTCCTGAAGGGCAAGCTGAACATGGCCATCGCCGATGGCTCGGTCAGCGTCGACGGCCGCGAGATCTACACTGCCGAAGGCCTGCGGGTCGGCGTGTTCACCTCCACTGACAATTTCTAA
- the fabB gene encoding beta-ketoacyl-ACP synthase I: MRRVVITGLGIVSCLGNDKATVTENLRNSRPGIRYNPEYKEMGLRSQVSGSIDLNLEELIDRKVYRFVGHAAAYAYLAMQDAIKDAGLTEEQVSNPRTGLVAGSGGASTLNQMEALDTLREKGVKRVGPYRVTRTMGSTVSACLATPFKIKGINYSISSACATSAHCIGTALEQIQWGKQDIVFAGGGEEEHWSQSFLFDAMGALSTKRNETPEQASRAYDADRDGFVIAGGGGMVVVEELEHALARGAKIYAEIVGYGATSDGYDMVAPSGEGAIRCMQQALSTVDTPIDYLNTHGTSTPVGDVAEIKGVRAVFGDKAPKISSTKSLSGHSLGAAGVHEAIYCLLMMENNFIAGSANIDELDPEVADLPILRKTEENAKIDTVMSNSFGFGGTNATLVLKRWEGK; encoded by the coding sequence ATGCGCCGCGTCGTTATCACTGGTCTGGGCATCGTATCGTGCCTGGGCAATGACAAAGCTACCGTCACCGAAAACCTGCGCAACAGCCGTCCGGGTATCCGTTACAACCCGGAATACAAGGAAATGGGGCTGCGTAGCCAGGTTTCCGGGTCCATCGACCTCAACCTCGAAGAACTGATCGACCGCAAGGTCTACCGCTTCGTCGGCCACGCTGCCGCCTACGCCTACCTGGCGATGCAGGACGCGATCAAGGACGCCGGCCTGACCGAAGAGCAGGTTTCCAACCCGCGTACCGGCCTGGTGGCTGGCTCCGGCGGCGCTTCGACCCTGAACCAGATGGAAGCGCTGGATACCCTGCGCGAGAAAGGTGTCAAGCGCGTCGGCCCGTACCGCGTTACCCGCACCATGGGCAGCACCGTTTCGGCGTGCCTGGCCACCCCGTTCAAGATCAAGGGCATCAACTACTCGATCTCGTCGGCCTGCGCCACTTCGGCACACTGCATCGGCACCGCCCTGGAGCAGATCCAGTGGGGCAAGCAGGACATCGTCTTCGCCGGTGGCGGTGAAGAAGAGCACTGGAGCCAGTCGTTCCTGTTCGATGCCATGGGCGCCCTGTCGACCAAGCGCAACGAAACCCCGGAACAGGCCTCGCGCGCCTACGACGCCGACCGTGATGGCTTCGTCATCGCTGGTGGCGGCGGCATGGTGGTGGTCGAGGAGCTGGAGCACGCCCTGGCCCGTGGCGCCAAGATCTACGCGGAAATCGTCGGTTACGGCGCCACTTCCGACGGCTACGACATGGTTGCCCCGAGCGGCGAAGGTGCCATCCGCTGCATGCAGCAGGCGCTGTCGACCGTCGACACCCCGATCGACTACCTGAACACCCACGGCACCTCGACCCCGGTCGGTGACGTTGCCGAGATCAAGGGCGTTCGCGCCGTGTTCGGCGACAAGGCACCGAAGATCAGCTCGACCAAGAGCCTGTCGGGCCACTCGCTGGGCGCTGCTGGCGTACACGAGGCGATCTACTGCCTGCTGATGATGGAAAACAACTTCATCGCCGGCTCCGCCAACATCGACGAGCTGGACCCGGAGGTCGCCGACCTGCCGATCCTGCGCAAGACCGAAGAAAACGCCAAGATCGACACGGTCATGAGCAACAGCTTCGGCTTCGGCGGCACCAACGCCACCCTGGTGCTCAAGCGCTGGGAAGGCAAGTAA
- a CDS encoding amidohydrolase family protein: MFARALACLLLSGCMCQAQARDYRYSDAHLHYVDFFQESEGMPALIKAMDAAGIEQSMISGIPVAKKWHEDEPKRPRYYAGDDAEAYWYSATDTYVAAALQKLPDEQRRRFHPFLAGFNPVDKNAASHIERMLELYPGLWQGIGEVFTRHDDLTALTSGDTPRANNEAMTRIYHLAAERDLPVLLHSNITSKRERNPLYLAEIEEPLRNHPHTRFIWAHAGSSMEIHRHQTQMDFLLPVLTRLLEDYPNLYVDLSWSVLEPYLLDDQGEPRKEWLALVEKYPERFMLGSDVVGRFDSLGEQMHGFRPFLDALPEQVANKVARENFLAVLPKQ; the protein is encoded by the coding sequence ATGTTTGCCAGAGCGCTGGCCTGCCTGCTGTTGTCCGGTTGTATGTGCCAGGCCCAGGCACGCGACTACCGCTACAGTGATGCCCACCTGCACTATGTCGACTTTTTCCAGGAAAGCGAGGGCATGCCGGCGTTGATCAAGGCCATGGATGCTGCGGGCATCGAGCAGTCGATGATCTCCGGCATCCCGGTGGCCAAGAAATGGCACGAGGATGAGCCCAAGCGCCCGCGCTATTACGCCGGGGATGACGCCGAAGCCTACTGGTACAGCGCCACCGACACCTACGTGGCCGCGGCGCTGCAGAAATTGCCCGACGAGCAGCGCCGGCGCTTTCATCCGTTCCTGGCCGGCTTCAACCCGGTGGACAAGAACGCTGCCAGCCATATCGAGCGCATGCTCGAACTGTACCCGGGGCTCTGGCAGGGCATTGGCGAGGTGTTCACCCGCCACGATGACCTGACGGCACTGACCAGCGGTGACACGCCGCGCGCCAACAACGAAGCGATGACACGTATCTACCACCTGGCGGCCGAGCGCGACCTGCCGGTGCTGCTGCATTCCAACATCACCTCCAAGCGTGAGCGCAACCCGCTGTACCTGGCGGAGATCGAAGAGCCGCTGCGCAATCACCCGCACACGCGGTTCATCTGGGCGCATGCCGGCAGCAGCATGGAGATACACCGGCACCAGACGCAGATGGATTTTCTGCTGCCGGTGCTGACGCGGTTGCTGGAGGACTACCCGAACCTGTATGTCGATTTGTCGTGGAGTGTGCTGGAGCCTTATCTGCTGGATGACCAGGGGGAGCCGCGCAAGGAGTGGCTGGCGCTGGTCGAGAAGTATCCGGAGCGTTTCATGCTGGGTTCGGATGTGGTGGGGCGGTTTGACAGCCTTGGGGAGCAGATGCACGGGTTCAGGCCGTTTCTGGATGCATTGCCGGAACAAGTTGCCAACAAAGTGGCCAGGGAGAATTTTCTGGCTGTGTTGCCTAAGCAATAG
- a CDS encoding pirin family protein, with protein sequence MSSPLVIRPRAESVEGQPILRPLPSAQCRSVGPFVFFDHMLETDYAPGHGMDIRQHPHIGLSTLTYLFEGAILHKDSLGSDQRVLPGDVSWMTAGSGVAHVERTPEDALAHGSRLHGLQVWLASPREHEQGAPSYSHHPAASLPVSDSLGVRICMIAGSGFCLESPVPVLSPTLYAHVRMQPATTLLVPNEHAQRALYLLDGELMMNDEDVEPCSLVVLPEGEEVTLYAESECQLVLIGGAPLDGPRRMNWNFVASDVELIEQARARWAAGDWPVVPGETSRIELPR encoded by the coding sequence ATGAGCAGCCCCCTGGTCATCCGCCCACGCGCCGAATCGGTCGAGGGCCAGCCGATCCTGCGCCCGCTGCCATCGGCCCAGTGCCGCAGCGTCGGCCCGTTCGTGTTTTTCGACCATATGCTCGAAACCGACTATGCCCCGGGGCATGGCATGGACATCCGCCAGCATCCGCATATCGGCCTGTCGACCCTGACCTACCTGTTCGAAGGGGCAATCCTGCACAAGGACAGCCTTGGCTCGGACCAGCGGGTGCTACCTGGTGATGTCAGCTGGATGACGGCTGGCAGCGGCGTGGCCCACGTTGAGCGCACGCCTGAAGATGCCCTGGCCCATGGTTCACGCCTGCACGGGTTGCAGGTATGGCTGGCCTCGCCGCGCGAACATGAGCAAGGCGCGCCCAGCTACAGTCATCACCCGGCGGCGAGCCTGCCGGTCAGTGACAGCCTCGGGGTGCGCATCTGCATGATTGCCGGTAGCGGGTTCTGCCTGGAATCGCCGGTGCCAGTACTCTCCCCTACCCTTTACGCGCATGTGCGGATGCAGCCGGCAACCACCTTGCTGGTGCCGAATGAGCATGCGCAGCGGGCGCTGTACCTGCTCGATGGTGAGCTGATGATGAACGATGAGGACGTGGAGCCGTGCAGCCTGGTGGTGCTACCGGAGGGCGAAGAGGTGACGCTGTACGCGGAAAGTGAGTGCCAGTTGGTGCTGATTGGTGGCGCGCCACTGGATGGGCCGCGGCGGATGAACTGGAATTTTGTCGCCAGTGATGTGGAACTGATCGAACAGGCCCGAGCCAGGTGGGCTGCGGGGGATTGGCCGGTGGTGCCGGGGGAAACTTCGAGGATCGAGCTGCCGCGCTGA